One Edaphobacter lichenicola DNA window includes the following coding sequences:
- a CDS encoding DUF507 family protein, with amino-acid sequence MRISRDKLNKLAHTVADTLAEIPEVDFLEDRNTIRQEARKALEKLLMEETKIDAAARQKIASQRKIIVEGSQEWDILYRKYYNDEVKKLGL; translated from the coding sequence GTGAGAATCTCTCGCGACAAGCTGAACAAGCTGGCCCATACGGTGGCCGATACCCTGGCGGAGATTCCGGAGGTCGACTTTCTGGAGGATCGGAACACGATTCGTCAGGAGGCTAGGAAGGCTCTGGAGAAGCTGCTGATGGAAGAGACGAAGATCGACGCGGCGGCGCGGCAGAAGATTGCTTCGCAGCGAAAGATCATCGTGGAAGGGTCGCAGGAGTGGGACATCCTGTACCGCAAGTACTACAACGACGAGGTGAAGAAGCTGGGGCTGTAA
- a CDS encoding DUF507 family protein, with the protein MIFSKDYVGYLARQTVKHLVAEKMIHTDKPAVVNERVTAGMVDELALEDRINDEVRVILEAFQDDMRKTGASYPEMFKKVKNELARKYKAVL; encoded by the coding sequence ATGATTTTTTCAAAAGATTACGTTGGATACCTGGCGCGCCAGACGGTTAAGCATTTAGTCGCCGAGAAGATGATCCACACCGACAAACCGGCTGTTGTCAACGAACGCGTCACTGCGGGAATGGTGGATGAGCTGGCGCTGGAAGACCGGATCAACGATGAGGTTCGCGTGATCCTTGAGGCGTTTCAGGATGACATGCGCAAGACCGGCGCGAGCTATCCGGAGATGTTCAAAAAGGTGAAGAACGAGTTGGCCCGCAAGTACAAGGCGGTGCTGTGA
- a CDS encoding (2Fe-2S) ferredoxin domain-containing protein → MAKFKHHVFICINERDESASRPSCSGDGSGRLKSAFKDAVKEAGLKGQVRANELGCLDQCEHGPVVVVYPDAVWYGAVSAKDVEEIVNEHLLHGRPVERLRLADTCLNTESCPHKPMLKRM, encoded by the coding sequence TTGGCAAAGTTCAAGCACCATGTTTTTATTTGCATCAATGAACGGGACGAGAGCGCATCGCGGCCCAGTTGCAGCGGCGATGGTAGCGGGAGGCTGAAATCGGCCTTCAAGGATGCGGTGAAGGAGGCGGGTTTGAAGGGGCAGGTTCGGGCGAATGAGCTTGGCTGTCTTGACCAGTGCGAGCATGGGCCGGTGGTGGTGGTCTATCCGGATGCGGTTTGGTATGGGGCTGTTTCTGCGAAAGATGTGGAGGAGATTGTGAACGAACATCTGCTGCATGGACGTCCTGTCGAGCGGCTGCGGCTGGCGGATACGTGTCTGAATACAGAGAGTTGTCCGCATAAGCCGATGCTGAAACGTATGTGA
- the recJ gene encoding single-stranded-DNA-specific exonuclease RecJ, whose translation MSTAPVGNPAGLPAWTTRPADETAVQNLTDALGCPQAIAQILVSRTISDAAAAKTFFTPTLDDLIDPMLMLGMDTAVARIQHAVRSSQPILIYGDYDVDGTTATVLLKTAIERIAPKETPATVTYHVPHRIREGYGMQNGVLGQAAASGVRLVISVDTGIRAFAAAEEAKALGMDLIVTDHHLPDGVIGIPAAVAVLNPAQQNCPYPFKHLCGAAVAFKLAHALLLATTETEEQRAKLKRGLIPSFLKLVAIATIADSVPLEGENRVIAALGLKDLRNPVQPGLRALMQVAQIPINRPPTATEVGFRLAPRINAAGRMDIAGDVVELFLTKDPARASALADKLNRLNDERRATEAKALEAIEAQLAALRDSLGDYLAECIILDDPEWHRGVLGILASRVVDRTGRPAIVMTHEDGHAHGSGRSIDGFHLLDAISAVHEPLTPSDAPLFSRFGGHAHAVGFSMPSDRMPLLRERMQRYGAPRLTGEITAPPLECDAELLLSDLTQSFYDWLTRCEPFGIGNREPVFLTRGLILSAPVRFIKEKHICLPLQSPGLQSSGTTNRISALGWSRTTDWPARCAEIGLNTGSQLDVAYRLKAKTNPQFPGLELELVALRPA comes from the coding sequence ATGTCCACCGCCCCCGTTGGCAATCCAGCTGGGCTGCCAGCCTGGACCACCCGCCCCGCAGACGAGACCGCCGTTCAGAATCTCACTGACGCCCTCGGCTGCCCGCAGGCGATCGCTCAAATACTCGTCTCACGCACCATCTCCGACGCCGCAGCCGCCAAAACCTTCTTCACCCCAACCCTCGACGACCTCATCGACCCCATGCTCATGCTCGGCATGGACACCGCCGTCGCCCGCATCCAGCACGCCGTCCGCTCCAGCCAACCCATCCTCATCTACGGCGACTACGACGTCGACGGCACCACCGCCACCGTCCTGCTCAAAACCGCCATCGAACGCATCGCCCCCAAAGAGACCCCTGCCACCGTCACCTATCACGTCCCCCACCGCATTCGGGAGGGCTACGGCATGCAGAACGGCGTTCTCGGCCAGGCTGCAGCCTCAGGCGTACGCCTGGTCATCAGCGTCGACACCGGCATCCGCGCCTTCGCTGCAGCCGAAGAAGCAAAGGCTCTCGGCATGGACCTCATCGTCACCGACCACCACCTCCCCGACGGCGTCATCGGCATCCCTGCGGCGGTCGCAGTCCTCAATCCCGCCCAGCAGAACTGCCCCTACCCCTTCAAACACCTCTGCGGCGCCGCGGTAGCCTTCAAACTCGCCCATGCTCTCCTCCTGGCCACAACCGAGACCGAAGAGCAGCGCGCTAAGCTGAAACGCGGCCTGATTCCCTCCTTTCTCAAGCTCGTCGCCATCGCCACCATCGCCGACTCGGTCCCCCTCGAAGGAGAAAACCGGGTCATAGCGGCCCTAGGCCTCAAAGATCTCCGCAACCCTGTCCAGCCCGGACTGCGCGCCCTCATGCAGGTAGCGCAGATACCCATCAACCGCCCACCTACTGCCACCGAAGTCGGCTTCCGACTCGCCCCCCGCATCAACGCCGCAGGCCGCATGGACATCGCCGGCGACGTCGTCGAGCTCTTCCTCACCAAAGACCCCGCCCGCGCCTCCGCCCTCGCAGACAAGCTCAACCGCCTCAACGACGAACGCCGCGCCACCGAAGCCAAAGCCCTCGAAGCCATCGAAGCCCAACTCGCCGCCCTGCGCGACAGCCTCGGGGACTACCTCGCAGAGTGCATCATCCTCGATGACCCCGAGTGGCATCGCGGCGTCCTCGGCATCCTCGCCTCCCGCGTCGTCGACCGCACCGGCAGACCCGCCATCGTCATGACCCACGAAGACGGCCACGCCCACGGATCCGGCCGCTCCATCGACGGCTTCCACCTGCTCGACGCCATAAGCGCGGTCCACGAACCCCTCACCCCCTCAGACGCTCCGCTCTTCTCCAGATTCGGCGGCCACGCCCACGCCGTCGGCTTCTCCATGCCCTCCGACCGCATGCCCCTCCTCCGCGAACGCATGCAGCGCTACGGCGCCCCCAGACTCACCGGAGAGATCACAGCGCCTCCGCTCGAGTGCGACGCCGAACTTCTCCTCAGCGACCTCACGCAGAGTTTTTATGACTGGCTCACCCGCTGCGAACCCTTCGGCATCGGCAACCGCGAGCCCGTCTTCCTCACCCGCGGCCTCATCCTCTCCGCGCCCGTTCGATTCATCAAAGAAAAACACATCTGCCTTCCGCTTCAGAGCCCCGGCCTTCAGAGCTCCGGCACAACCAACCGCATCAGCGCTCTAGGCTGGAGCCGCACCACCGACTGGCCCGCCCGATGCGCTGAAATAGGCCTCAATACAGGCTCGCAGCTCGATGTCGCTTACAGATTGAAGGCCAAAACCAACCCACAGTTCCCTGGTCTGGAGCTGGAATTAGTCGCTCTCCGCCCCGCCTGA
- a CDS encoding efflux RND transporter periplasmic adaptor subunit, with protein sequence MPTTETRRLNPVMLWGIFLAIIAIGFIIVRSSTRDLVGVRIAIVDHQNIVSSVSTNGKVEPIEEFPAVATAPGVVEKVYVDVGQKVKAGQLLVKMDDADAVAKIAAANAAVHTAQATLHDIGQGGSQDERIGLSGDLNRAEQQQQQAAKDLAALKALQQKGAASASEVASAEQRLLTAEGSVKGLQTRSTQRYGATDRSRAEAQLADAQASLAAAKAAYANANIRAPFAGTVYSIPVSNYDFVPAGENLLDEADLNRIQVRAYFDEPEIGKLAVGQAVKIVWDAKPTQAWHGHISRAPSTVITYGTRNVGECIITVDDARGDLLPNTNVVVTVTTSQRFNVLSVPREALHTEGGDFVFRVVNNRLVRTPVQVGVGVNLTRLEIVSGLSEKDTVALSAVNNRELTNGLPVKIVE encoded by the coding sequence ATGCCCACCACTGAGACAAGACGGCTGAATCCTGTAATGCTGTGGGGCATCTTCCTCGCCATTATCGCCATCGGCTTCATCATCGTGCGCTCGTCCACCCGCGACCTGGTTGGCGTTCGCATCGCAATCGTCGACCACCAGAACATCGTCAGCTCCGTCTCGACCAACGGCAAGGTCGAGCCCATCGAAGAGTTTCCTGCCGTCGCAACCGCTCCCGGCGTCGTCGAAAAGGTTTACGTCGATGTTGGCCAGAAGGTCAAAGCAGGCCAGCTCCTGGTCAAGATGGATGACGCCGACGCTGTCGCCAAGATCGCAGCCGCAAACGCCGCAGTTCACACCGCTCAAGCGACTCTCCACGACATCGGTCAGGGAGGCTCGCAGGACGAGCGCATCGGACTCTCCGGTGATCTCAACCGCGCCGAGCAGCAGCAGCAGCAGGCCGCAAAAGATCTCGCAGCACTCAAGGCCCTCCAGCAGAAGGGAGCCGCCTCCGCCAGCGAGGTAGCCTCTGCCGAACAGCGTCTCCTCACCGCCGAAGGCTCCGTCAAAGGCCTCCAGACACGCAGCACCCAGCGCTACGGCGCCACGGACCGGTCCCGCGCCGAAGCCCAGCTCGCCGATGCGCAGGCCTCCCTCGCCGCCGCCAAGGCCGCCTACGCCAACGCCAACATCCGCGCCCCCTTCGCCGGAACCGTCTACTCCATCCCCGTCTCAAACTACGACTTCGTCCCCGCTGGCGAAAACCTCCTCGATGAAGCCGACCTTAACCGAATCCAGGTCCGCGCCTACTTCGACGAGCCCGAGATTGGAAAACTCGCCGTAGGCCAGGCCGTCAAGATCGTCTGGGATGCAAAGCCCACGCAGGCCTGGCACGGCCACATCAGCCGCGCCCCCTCCACCGTCATCACCTACGGCACACGCAACGTCGGCGAATGCATCATCACTGTCGACGACGCCCGCGGCGATCTCCTCCCCAACACCAACGTCGTCGTCACCGTCACCACCTCGCAGCGCTTCAACGTCCTCAGCGTCCCCCGCGAGGCCCTCCACACCGAAGGCGGTGACTTCGTCTTTCGCGTCGTCAACAACAGGCTCGTCCGCACCCCCGTTCAGGTTGGAGTAGGAGTCAACCTCACCCGCCTCGAGATCGTCAGCGGCCTCTCTGAAAAAGACACGGTCGCCCTCAGCGCCGTCAACAACCGTGAACTCACCAATGGGCTCCCCGTCAAAATAGTCGAGTAG
- a CDS encoding tetratricopeptide repeat protein: MSLSTRPFRLPHAFLLALLFTTSFLAADETQANALLQQGRVDEAAAMLQDLLASQPNNALAHQLFCRVYYAQEKADPAIHECELAVANAPDSSEDHMWLARAYGYKAAHASPFSALSLAVKVHNAFERAVQLDPENFQAMSDLGEYYVAAPSMIGGGTDKAQALAARMQPSFPAQSHRLLALIAEKKKDSAAAEAEYQAAVAAGKTPEAYIDLGDFYKRHNQTDKMLEALRSAVAADHRKGPPLVDAATTLSDAHSSPQLAISLLRTYLAASGKTDGAPAFKVHLQLGGLLAQSGDTDGAHNEYLAALSLASNYVPARKALQGS; encoded by the coding sequence ATGTCCCTTTCGACACGCCCGTTTCGTCTTCCCCACGCGTTCCTGCTCGCTCTCCTCTTCACGACTTCCTTTCTCGCAGCCGACGAAACCCAGGCCAACGCGCTCCTCCAACAGGGTCGCGTCGACGAAGCCGCAGCCATGCTCCAGGATCTCCTCGCCTCCCAACCAAACAACGCGCTTGCCCATCAGCTCTTCTGCCGCGTCTACTACGCCCAGGAGAAAGCCGACCCCGCCATCCACGAGTGCGAACTAGCCGTAGCCAACGCACCCGACAGCAGCGAAGATCACATGTGGCTCGCCCGCGCCTATGGATACAAGGCCGCCCATGCCAGCCCGTTCTCCGCGCTAAGCCTCGCCGTCAAAGTCCACAACGCGTTCGAGCGCGCCGTCCAACTCGACCCCGAAAACTTCCAGGCCATGAGCGACCTCGGCGAATACTACGTCGCGGCCCCCTCCATGATCGGCGGCGGCACCGACAAAGCCCAGGCTCTCGCCGCCAGAATGCAGCCCAGTTTCCCTGCCCAATCCCACCGCCTCCTCGCCCTCATCGCAGAGAAAAAAAAAGACAGCGCAGCCGCGGAGGCCGAGTACCAGGCCGCCGTCGCCGCAGGCAAAACACCCGAGGCCTACATCGACCTCGGTGACTTCTACAAACGGCACAATCAGACCGACAAGATGCTCGAAGCCCTTAGATCGGCCGTAGCCGCCGATCACCGCAAAGGCCCTCCCCTGGTCGACGCCGCCACCACCCTCTCGGACGCTCACAGTTCACCCCAACTCGCCATCAGTCTCCTTCGCACCTACCTCGCAGCCTCAGGAAAGACCGACGGAGCCCCCGCCTTCAAGGTTCATCTCCAGTTAGGTGGCCTTCTCGCCCAAAGCGGAGACACCGACGGAGCCCACAACGAATACCTCGCAGCTCTCTCCCTCGCATCGAACTATGTACCCGCACGCAAAGCATTACAGGGATCGTAG
- a CDS encoding TolC family protein has product MIRLLRQLIACSALACAVTPAIAQISFTSAVGLALKNSPKVLTAQADVNKAQAALDQLIDAFVPNVVGASSIGPPSYGFPLGQPSIYNLTAQSLVFSYPQRDYIRGAKASLEAARLALKDVREAVAEDTAITYLALHRDLQRQTVLQQQQGFAGHLVSIVEDRLASGQDTPIDLTTARLTAAQIHLARLRVDDEAATDQAHLARLLGLPPQGISTSASSIPALTGDLPDGKSADINATLIGFSPAVESAYANARSKREIAFGESRYLWRPQIVLQAQYSRFAKFNNLQDYYFRFQQNNAAIGVQITIPFFDVAHKAKAREADADAAHAEHEADSIRDQFFDSRLRIQHAVAELAVRSEIATLDQQLAQQNLDVLIVQLNTGNGNMAGTQMTPKDEQTSRIAEREKFLAVLNANFELQQAQINLMRESGDLESWIAAALQAQPAAPAKL; this is encoded by the coding sequence ATGATTCGTCTTCTTCGCCAATTGATCGCGTGCTCTGCTCTGGCTTGTGCCGTGACGCCTGCCATCGCGCAGATATCGTTTACCAGTGCGGTAGGTCTGGCCCTGAAGAACAGCCCCAAAGTTCTCACCGCCCAGGCCGACGTCAACAAGGCGCAGGCCGCCCTCGATCAACTCATAGACGCCTTCGTCCCAAATGTTGTCGGCGCATCCTCCATCGGCCCTCCCTCCTACGGATTCCCGCTGGGCCAGCCTTCCATCTACAACCTCACCGCGCAGTCTCTTGTCTTCAGCTATCCGCAGCGCGACTACATCCGCGGCGCCAAGGCCTCCCTCGAAGCGGCCCGCCTCGCACTCAAGGACGTTCGCGAGGCCGTCGCCGAAGACACCGCCATCACCTACCTGGCGCTCCATCGCGACCTTCAGCGGCAGACCGTCCTCCAGCAGCAGCAAGGCTTCGCCGGCCATCTCGTCTCCATCGTCGAGGATCGTCTCGCCTCCGGTCAGGACACCCCCATCGATCTCACCACCGCCCGCCTCACCGCCGCGCAGATCCATCTCGCCCGTCTTCGCGTGGACGACGAGGCGGCTACAGACCAGGCTCATCTGGCGCGCCTCCTTGGCCTGCCCCCGCAAGGGATCAGCACCTCCGCCAGCAGCATCCCCGCCCTCACCGGCGACCTGCCCGACGGCAAGTCCGCCGACATCAATGCAACGCTAATCGGCTTCAGCCCCGCCGTCGAGTCTGCCTACGCCAACGCGCGTTCCAAGCGTGAGATCGCCTTCGGAGAGAGCCGCTACCTCTGGCGACCGCAGATCGTTCTCCAAGCCCAGTACAGCCGCTTCGCAAAGTTCAACAACCTGCAGGACTACTACTTCCGCTTCCAGCAGAACAACGCCGCCATCGGCGTCCAGATCACCATTCCCTTCTTCGACGTCGCCCACAAAGCCAAAGCCCGCGAGGCAGACGCTGATGCCGCCCACGCCGAGCACGAAGCCGACTCGATCCGCGATCAGTTCTTCGACTCCAGGCTCAGAATCCAGCACGCCGTAGCAGAGCTCGCCGTCCGCTCCGAGATCGCCACCCTCGATCAGCAGCTCGCCCAGCAGAACCTCGACGTCCTCATCGTTCAACTCAACACCGGCAACGGAAACATGGCGGGCACCCAGATGACCCCCAAAGATGAGCAGACCTCCCGCATCGCCGAGCGGGAAAAGTTCCTCGCCGTCCTCAACGCCAACTTCGAGCTGCAACAGGCTCAGATCAATCTCATGCGAGAGAGCGGCGACCTCGAGAGCTGGATCGCCGCAGCCCTGCAGGCACAGCCCGCCGCTCCCGCGAAACTCTGA
- the hpnJ gene encoding hopanoid biosynthesis associated radical SAM protein HpnJ has translation MPLKTLFLNPPSFEKFDGGASSRWPATREIESYWYPVWLTYPAGMLEGSRLLDAPPHHIKWQEVVEILKDYEFLVLFTSTMGWDGDQKMAEVIKQTYPSIKISFVGPPVTTSPDKALNECPAIDFICRREFDFSVVEYANGKPLNEILGISYKDKATGKILHNPDRPQVTPEELDEMPWATEIYHRDLDVTKYNVPFLLHPYVALYSTRGCPAQCTFCLWPQTLSGHAWRKRSTDDVAAEMKQAKELFPHVKEFFFDDDTFNIQKVRTIELCEKLKPLGLTWSCTSRVTTDYDTLKAMKEAGCRLLIVGYESGDPQILKNIKKGATVQRALDFQRDCHKLGLVVHGDFILGLPGETRESIRNTIDFAKQLDCETIQVSIAHAFPGTEFFDYAKDNGFITNEAMSDDGGHQMAHIEYPGLPVEYVMEMVHKFYDEYYFRPKAAFRVVWQAIVNRDVPRLYTEAKSFMELRSKRNKAVRAVKEANAAKAQESVSMNA, from the coding sequence ATGCCTCTCAAGACACTGTTTCTGAATCCGCCCTCCTTCGAGAAGTTTGACGGTGGCGCCAGCTCCCGCTGGCCCGCAACCCGCGAGATCGAGTCCTACTGGTATCCGGTCTGGCTCACCTACCCGGCAGGCATGCTGGAAGGCTCCCGTCTCCTCGATGCTCCGCCCCACCACATCAAGTGGCAGGAGGTCGTCGAAATTCTCAAGGACTACGAGTTCCTCGTGCTCTTCACCAGTACCATGGGCTGGGACGGCGACCAGAAGATGGCCGAGGTCATCAAGCAGACCTACCCCAGCATCAAGATCTCCTTCGTTGGCCCCCCGGTGACCACCTCCCCAGACAAGGCCCTGAACGAGTGCCCAGCCATCGACTTCATCTGCCGCCGCGAGTTCGACTTCTCCGTCGTCGAATACGCCAACGGCAAGCCCCTCAACGAGATCCTCGGCATCAGCTACAAGGACAAGGCCACCGGTAAGATCCTCCACAACCCAGACCGCCCTCAGGTCACCCCAGAGGAGCTCGACGAGATGCCCTGGGCCACGGAGATCTATCACCGCGATCTCGACGTCACCAAGTACAACGTCCCCTTCCTACTCCACCCTTACGTAGCGCTCTACTCCACCCGCGGCTGCCCCGCCCAGTGCACCTTCTGCCTCTGGCCCCAGACCCTCTCCGGCCACGCCTGGCGCAAGCGGTCTACCGATGATGTGGCGGCCGAGATGAAGCAGGCCAAAGAACTCTTTCCCCACGTCAAAGAGTTCTTCTTCGACGATGACACCTTCAACATCCAGAAGGTCCGTACCATCGAGCTCTGCGAAAAGCTCAAGCCCCTCGGCCTCACCTGGTCCTGCACCTCGCGCGTCACCACCGACTACGACACCCTCAAAGCCATGAAGGAAGCCGGCTGCCGGCTCCTCATCGTCGGCTACGAGTCCGGCGACCCTCAGATCCTCAAGAACATCAAGAAGGGCGCCACCGTCCAGCGCGCGCTCGACTTCCAGCGCGACTGCCACAAGCTAGGCCTCGTCGTCCACGGCGACTTCATCCTCGGCCTCCCCGGCGAGACCCGCGAATCCATCCGCAACACCATCGACTTCGCCAAGCAGCTCGACTGCGAGACCATCCAGGTCTCCATCGCCCACGCGTTCCCTGGAACCGAGTTCTTCGACTACGCCAAGGACAACGGCTTCATCACCAACGAAGCCATGAGCGACGACGGCGGCCACCAGATGGCGCACATCGAGTACCCCGGCCTCCCCGTCGAGTACGTCATGGAGATGGTGCACAAGTTCTACGACGAGTACTACTTCCGCCCCAAGGCTGCCTTCCGCGTAGTCTGGCAGGCCATCGTCAACCGCGACGTGCCCCGCCTCTACACCGAAGCCAAGTCCTTCATGGAGCTTCGTTCCAAGCGCAACAAAGCCGTCCGCGCCGTCAAGGAAGCTAACGCCGCCAAGGCGCAGGAATCCGTCAGCATGAACGCGTAA
- a CDS encoding EamA family transporter, whose amino-acid sequence MQHTLTPRRWIVLIAVMLGASIGDALLGIGMKQLGPVSLHHLSALFFALKSPWIISGILVLLGFMACYMTALSWADITFVLPATAFGNVIVTVLSRFWLHEHVSRSRWLGVALIVIGVGFVANGPSRTEHVPVEVEALP is encoded by the coding sequence ATGCAACACACCCTCACTCCCCGCCGCTGGATCGTCCTCATCGCCGTCATGCTGGGCGCCTCCATCGGCGACGCACTCCTGGGCATAGGCATGAAGCAGCTCGGCCCCGTCTCCCTCCATCATCTCAGCGCACTCTTCTTCGCTCTCAAAAGCCCCTGGATCATCTCCGGCATCCTCGTCCTGCTCGGCTTCATGGCCTGCTACATGACCGCCCTCAGCTGGGCCGACATCACCTTCGTCCTCCCCGCCACCGCCTTCGGCAACGTCATCGTCACCGTCCTCTCGCGCTTCTGGCTTCATGAACACGTCTCCCGCTCCCGCTGGCTCGGCGTAGCCCTCATCGTCATCGGCGTAGGCTTCGTCGCCAACGGCCCCTCACGCACCGAGCACGTCCCAGTAGAAGTCGAGGCCCTCCCATGA
- the hpnE gene encoding hydroxysqualene dehydroxylase HpnE: MSGAEHSDVIVVGAGAAGLAAASALVRAGKSVTVLERKPYVGGRAYSYEHPALGEVVDSQHVLLGCCTNLIELCEQAGTAGKIRWYDEQTFLEPNGNASTIVTSDLPAPFHFAPSFAGMSMLGWKDKVGVARGLMEFFRGYPAEDTESVEHWLKRTKQTELSIRHFWSPIVMATLNDRPAHCSTRYAGKVFHELFVKSSTGGRLGIPTVPLSEFYAAEARMIEACGGKVRLRASVEGLVQEGDGRWRVYTADAGYTADSVILALPFEQTQKLLPAVRVNEEYAGRFEETKDDLELKMARQMHSSFTSILLWYDREITDLDHAWLLDTTIEWFFHKSRIRRYAKGRGSYVELVIAGSKAQLGMTREEILSSGLRELEMFFPDVKQAKLVKSGVLKEARATFSVTTGLDQFRPKQETEWPGLFLAGDWTATEWPSTMEGGVRSGRLAAGAVVGDARRFMAAETPAGGLMRWFSRD, from the coding sequence GTGAGCGGCGCGGAACATAGCGATGTGATTGTTGTTGGAGCTGGTGCGGCGGGACTGGCTGCGGCGAGTGCGCTGGTGAGGGCGGGGAAGTCTGTAACTGTTCTTGAACGTAAGCCTTATGTGGGTGGGAGAGCTTATTCGTATGAGCATCCTGCGCTGGGGGAGGTGGTGGACTCGCAGCATGTGCTGCTGGGATGCTGCACGAACCTGATTGAACTTTGCGAGCAGGCGGGGACTGCGGGGAAGATTCGGTGGTATGACGAGCAAACTTTTCTCGAGCCGAATGGAAATGCAAGCACGATTGTGACGAGCGATCTGCCGGCGCCGTTTCACTTCGCGCCCAGCTTTGCGGGCATGTCGATGTTGGGGTGGAAGGACAAGGTTGGGGTGGCGCGTGGGTTGATGGAGTTCTTTCGTGGATATCCAGCGGAAGATACGGAGAGCGTCGAACACTGGCTGAAACGAACGAAGCAGACGGAGCTTTCGATTCGGCACTTCTGGAGCCCGATTGTGATGGCGACGTTGAATGATCGTCCGGCGCACTGCTCGACCAGATATGCGGGGAAGGTGTTTCATGAGCTGTTTGTGAAGTCGTCTACGGGTGGGCGGCTGGGGATACCTACGGTTCCGCTGAGCGAGTTTTATGCGGCGGAGGCGCGGATGATCGAGGCTTGCGGGGGGAAGGTGCGGCTTCGGGCTAGCGTAGAGGGGTTGGTGCAGGAGGGGGATGGACGGTGGCGTGTTTATACGGCTGACGCGGGGTATACGGCGGACTCGGTGATTCTGGCGCTCCCATTTGAACAGACGCAGAAGTTGCTGCCGGCGGTTCGAGTGAACGAGGAGTACGCGGGACGGTTTGAGGAGACCAAGGACGATCTGGAGTTGAAGATGGCGCGGCAGATGCACTCTTCGTTTACGTCGATTCTGCTTTGGTATGACCGTGAGATTACGGATCTTGATCATGCGTGGCTTTTGGATACGACGATTGAGTGGTTCTTTCACAAGTCGCGGATTCGGCGGTATGCGAAGGGGCGGGGAAGCTACGTTGAGCTGGTGATTGCGGGGTCGAAGGCGCAGTTGGGCATGACGCGGGAGGAGATTCTTTCGTCGGGCTTGCGGGAGCTGGAGATGTTCTTTCCTGATGTGAAGCAGGCGAAGCTGGTGAAGAGTGGGGTGTTGAAGGAGGCTCGGGCTACGTTCTCGGTGACGACAGGGCTGGATCAGTTTCGTCCGAAGCAGGAGACGGAGTGGCCGGGGCTTTTTCTTGCGGGGGATTGGACGGCGACGGAGTGGCCTTCGACGATGGAGGGTGGGGTCCGGAGTGGGCGGCTGGCGGCGGGGGCGGTGGTGGGAGATGCTAGGCGATTTATGGCGGCGGAGACTCCGGCTGGTGGGCTGATGCGGTGGTTTAGCCGGGACTGA
- a CDS encoding phytoene/squalene synthase family protein, with translation MTIVEAYAVCTEIAQREAKNFYYSFRVLPDHKRDAMCAVYAFMRRADDISDEETMPVVERRVVMSAWLGAWREARRSGVSEDPVFVALNDTQKRFAIPDALLEDLVRGTTMDLEESQADVVLVTDTVADKTQTLQVYEDFEGLYRYCYLVASVVGLVCIRIFGYSDPRAEMLAEKTGVAFQLTNILRDVSEDAERGRIYLPMEDLTAGRVEVKQLLQVVRREAETKVVRSLLAQEAARALVYYAAAEELLPLIDKDSRAALWVLVTIYRGLLERIMAKNYDVFSERVSVPTSRKLLILAQGMGMAVRNRMVL, from the coding sequence GTGACGATTGTTGAGGCTTATGCCGTGTGCACGGAGATTGCGCAGCGGGAGGCGAAGAACTTTTACTACTCGTTTCGCGTGCTGCCGGATCATAAGCGAGATGCAATGTGCGCGGTGTATGCGTTTATGCGGCGGGCAGACGATATCTCCGATGAAGAGACGATGCCGGTGGTGGAGCGGCGCGTGGTGATGTCGGCGTGGCTGGGTGCGTGGCGTGAGGCGCGGCGGAGCGGGGTGTCGGAGGATCCGGTCTTTGTGGCGTTGAACGATACGCAGAAGAGGTTTGCGATTCCGGATGCGCTGCTGGAGGATCTGGTGCGGGGTACGACGATGGACCTCGAAGAGTCGCAGGCCGATGTGGTGCTTGTAACCGATACGGTTGCAGATAAAACGCAGACGCTGCAGGTGTACGAGGATTTTGAGGGGCTGTATCGCTACTGCTATCTGGTTGCTTCGGTGGTGGGGCTGGTTTGCATTCGCATCTTTGGGTATAGCGATCCACGGGCTGAGATGCTGGCGGAGAAGACTGGCGTTGCGTTCCAGTTGACCAATATTTTGCGGGACGTGAGTGAGGATGCGGAGCGTGGACGGATCTATCTTCCGATGGAGGATCTGACTGCGGGCAGGGTTGAAGTGAAGCAGCTGCTGCAGGTGGTTCGCCGAGAGGCTGAGACGAAGGTGGTGCGGAGCCTGTTGGCGCAGGAGGCGGCGCGGGCACTGGTTTATTACGCTGCGGCGGAGGAGCTGCTGCCGCTGATCGACAAGGATAGTCGCGCGGCGTTGTGGGTGCTGGTGACGATCTATCGCGGGCTGCTGGAGCGGATTATGGCGAAGAACTACGATGTGTTTTCAGAGCGCGTGAGTGTGCCGACCTCGCGGAAGCTGCTGATCCTGGCGCAGGGGATGGGGATGGCTGTGCGCAACCGGATGGTCTTGTGA